The Thermosynechococcus sp. CL-1 genomic interval GCCTTGCGGGTGAGTTGACCGAGGGTTTTCAATTCCGCCAATTGAGCTTCATCAGAGGCATCATGGAGACACCCCGGCCGCAACGAGTCCCCGAGGGAGAAGGAAACATCGTATTTTTTGAAGATCTCAATAATGTCGCGGAAGTGGGTGTAGAGGGGATTTTGCTTGTGGTGATACAGCATCCACTTGGCGAGAATGCCGCCGCCGCGCGACACAATTCCCGTGATGCGGTTTTTCACCAAGGGCAGATATTCAATGAGAATCCCCGCATGGATCGTCATGTAGTCCACCCCCTGCTGGGCGTGCTTTTCAATGACATGGAGAAAGTCATCGGGGGTAAGCCGCTCAACGCTACCGTGGACGCTTTCAAGGGCTTGATAGACGGGCACCGTTCCAATGGGCACGGGTGAGGCATTAATAATGGCAGTGCGAATGGCATCAAGGTCACCCCCCCCGGTGGAGAGATCCATCACCGTATCGGCACCATACTTCACTGCGAGACGCAGTTTGGCCAATTCTTCCTCGAGGTTTGAGGAGTTAGGAGAGGCACCAATGTTGGCATTGACTTTGCACTTGGCAGCAATCCCGATCGCCATCGGCTCGAGGTTGGGGTGATTGATATTGGCGGGAATAATCATCCGCCCACGGGCGACCTCATCGCGAATCAATTCCGCAGGTAGGTTTTCCCGCCGTGCCACATAGTGCATTTCTTCGGTGATAATCCCTTGGCGGGCATAATGCATTTGGGTGACATTGT includes:
- the thiC gene encoding phosphomethylpyrimidine synthase — translated: MRSEWIAARKGHDNVTQMHYARQGIITEEMHYVARRENLPAELIRDEVARGRMIIPANINHPNLEPMAIGIAAKCKVNANIGASPNSSNLEEELAKLRLAVKYGADTVMDLSTGGGDLDAIRTAIINASPVPIGTVPVYQALESVHGSVERLTPDDFLHVIEKHAQQGVDYMTIHAGILIEYLPLVKNRITGIVSRGGGILAKWMLYHHKQNPLYTHFRDIIEIFKKYDVSFSLGDSLRPGCLHDASDEAQLAELKTLGQLTRKAWEHDVQVMVEGPGHVPMDQIEFNVRKQMEECSEAPFYVLGPLVTDIAPGYDHITSAIGAAMAGWYGTAMLCYVTPKEHLGLPNAEDVRNGLIAYKIAAHAADIARHRPGARDRDDELSRARYNFDWNRQFELALDPDRAREYHDETLPADIYKTAEFCSMCGPKFCPMQTKVDADALAELEKFLAKDKDQVSASA